GCACATTCGCGGGGAACACGGCGACCAGCAGTGCGCACGCGGCGAGACCGCCGAGCCGGCGGGTGCGCGGAGGCACGAGCAGTCCCGCGACGACGAGCTCCGCCGCGCCGGAGGCACAGGTATAGACCCGCGCCGGCCCGGGCAGGCCGGGCGGGACGATGCTGTCGAAGGGTGCGGGCCGGGTGAGGTGCAGGACCCCGGCCGCCCCCAGCAGCACGGACAGGAACGCGGCGGTCCGCCGCCCGTCGCTCACGGCGCGACCGCCGGTGCGGGCAGCACGCAGAACTCGTTCCCGGAGGGGTCCTGATGCACCCGCCAGGGCAGCTCGCCCCAGTCGGGGTGCATCTCGCGGCCGCCGCGCCGCTCGATCTCGGCGGCGATCTCGTCGGGATCGTCGCCCGGCTCGAGGCGCACGTCGAGGTGGATCGGGTTCTTGGCATCGGGCCGCTTGGGCTCGCGCTCCGGGACCAGCTCGAGCCGCGGCCCCCGCCGAGACGGGTGACGCAGGGTATGTGCCGGGACTCCGGGCGCCGGCACCCAGCCGCTCAGCCAGGCCCAGAACTCCGCGTCCCGCTCCGGAGCGGCGGAGTCCAGCAGCAGCGCCGCGAGGGGCCCGGTGCCGGCGGGCTCCACCCGCTCCTCCAGCACGCGGAAGGCCCTGCCCTCGACGTCGGCGAGCACGATCCCGGGCTGCTCGTCCTGGTCGCTGTCGAGGTCGCTCGCGCCGAGTCCGCGCAGGCGCTCGATCACCTCGGCCTGCTGCGCCCCGCCGCGCAGCGCGAGGT
The window above is part of the Brachybacterium vulturis genome. Proteins encoded here:
- a CDS encoding VOC family protein, with the protein product MFLENLGVDAMDPLRLGRFWEAALGTISLTVEPDILETRLDLDGTAYLDLCFVQVPASNEAPLRLHLALRGGAQQAEVIERLRGLGASDLDSDQDEQPGIVLADVEGRAFRVLEERVEPAGTGPLAALLLDSAAPERDAEFWAWLSGWVPAPGVPAHTLRHPSRRGPRLELVPEREPKRPDAKNPIHLDVRLEPGDDPDEIAAEIERRGGREMHPDWGELPWRVHQDPSGNEFCVLPAPAVAP
- a CDS encoding MauE/DoxX family redox-associated membrane protein; this translates as MSDGRRTAAFLSVLLGAAGVLHLTRPAPFDSIVPPGLPGPARVYTCASGAAELVVAGLLVPPRTRRLGGLAACALLVAVFPANVQMAYDWRHARPRKRVIALARLPLQGVLIAQARHVTR